TTTGAAATCGAGAACCCCACGATCAAACCTGATGTGATTGTTGGACATAATGAACAAGGCATCAAAACGGTTGCGGGCTCGCCAGGAGCGATTGGCTACGTCTCGATCGGCACCGCGGAAGCTGATATCCAAGCAGGCGTCCCCATAAAGCTGCTTCCCTTGAATGATGTTGCCGCTTCGACAGCCACCGTCGCCAACGGAACGTTTCCCATGAGCCGCCCGTTGAATCTCGTTACCAAGGGTCAGCCTAGCCCTTTAGCGCAAGACGTGATCGCTTTTGCTCAGTCCGAGGCCGTTCACGATTTGATCAGGGAGCAGTACTTTGTCCCGCTCGTTGATTGATTACCTCTTAAGCTGGTTCACACGGGCCGCGACCATATTGGCCGCCTCCATCGTTCTCTTGGTAGTTGGCTTTCTCATCCAGGAATCACTCCCAGCACTTCGCCAGATCGGATCTGCACGATTCTTTACCGATGAAAGCTGGCATCCACTGTCCGACCGCTTTAACCTCGTTCCCATGCTGACGGCAACGCTACTCACGACGTTTGGAGCCGTGATGCTCGCTGCGCCGCTTGGTATCGGCTCGGCGATCTTTCGACGCTACTACGCACCCCCGAGAATCGGTTGGTGGTATCGTCGATTGATCGAACTGTTGGCTGGCATCCCCTCGGTTGTTTACGGCTTGTGGGGACTGGTCGTCCTGGTACCACTGCTATCAGGCCTTGGCGGTAGTGGTCAAGGATTGTTGGCCGCGATACTTCTCTTGGGTTTGATGATCTTGCCAACGATCGCTCTCTCGACCGATGTGGCCCTGACCAGCATCCCCGCAGAACTGATTCAAGGTGCCGCAGCGCTCGGATTGGGGCGTTGGTCGATCGCTTGGAAGGTAGCCATTCCGGCGGCTCGTCGTGGCATCTCGGCTGGGGTAATGCTGGCTACCGCGCGAGCAATCGGGGAAACGATGGCCGTACTGATGGTCGCTGGTAACGTGGTAGAAATGCCCACATCGCTCTCCGCACCGATTCGCACCTTGACCGCGAACATCGCCTTGGAGATGGGCTATGCCGGAACGACGCATCGCTCGGTGCTCTTTGTCAGTGGACTGCTATTGATGATCATCGTTGCTATCGTGGTGCTTCTCGCCCAGTTGGTCCAGCGCGAGGGGCAGCATGAGTAGACGCATCCTCCAAGAGCGAATCGCCACCGTGATCTTGGGGGCGATCGCCGCCCTGATCATCGGCATCCTACTTTGGATTTTGGCCGATATTGCCTACCGCGGACTATCGCTTGTTTCATGGGAATTCCTGACCAGCGAACCTGAGCGTGCCGGGCTAAGCGGCGGGATCGCACCGATGATCGTCTCGACCCTGCTCATCCTGGCCGTGGCCCTCGGATTTTCGATTCCCATTTCGTTAGCAACTGCCGTTTGGCTGGCCGAACGTACGCGAGGTTCGTCGGTCGTCGGTCGATTAATTCGCATCAGCCTCGAAAGCTTAGCCGCCGTACCGTCGATCGTGTTTGGCCTGTTTGGTAATGCCTTCTTTTGCGTCCTTTTGGAGATGGAATACTCGATCCTTTCTGGAGGGCTGACACTGGCCTGCATGTTGCTGCCGATTATTACCCGCGTAAGTGAGGAAGCTATTCGGGCGGTCCCCAGCGAGTACCAGCTTGCTTCGGCAGCGGTTGGTTTAAGCCGTACAACGACATTAGTACGAATTACGCTTCCTTCGGCCTCGCCTGCCCTGGCCGCTGGCGTGGTGCTCGGTATTGGGCGTACCTTGGCCGAGACGGCAGCGTTAATCTTCACGGCAGGTTACGTTGCGCGTATGCCGAGTTCCGTTTTTGACTCAGGACGTTCCTTGAGCGTTCATATCTACGACATGGCGATGAATGTCTCCGGTGGCGATTCGCAAGCCTACGCGACGGCCGCGGTCCTGGTTGGTTTACTACTGATCATCAATGCCACCGCGGTTGGTTTGGTTCGCTTGACGACAGGAGTCGCACGATGATCCGAACGGAAGGGCTTTCGGTAAACTACGGTAAGCGGACTGCGTTACGCGATATTTCGCTCACCGTTCCGCAAGGACATGTTACGGCCATCGTGGGGCCTTCCGGTTGTGGTAAGAGCAGTTTTCTACATGCTTTGAACCGCATGACCGATCTAATCCCTGGGGCATCGACTTCCGGCCGTATCATCATCGACGACCAAGATGTCTTGTCGCGTGACTGCGATGTCTCGCTACTGCGGCGTCAGGTCGGCATGATTTTTCAAAAGCCCAACCCGTTTCCGTTGTCGATTCGTCAGAACATCCAACTTGCCTTGAAAGAGCACGGCCAGCCGACGCGGGTCGAGTTGGAAGCGATCACTCAGCAGGTTCTCGAAAGCACCGGGCTGTGGGGAGAAGTGAAAGACCGACTACATCACTCTGCCTTAAAACTTTCCGGCGGTCAGCAGCAGAGGCTGTGCATCGCCCGGGCCCTGGCCCTAAAGCCGCGATATCTTCTTCTAGATGAACCATGCAGCGCGCTCGACCCAATCGCCTCGGCCCGAGTCGAAGAGCTGATTGCCAGCTTGAAGAGGGAGTACACCCTGCTGATCGTGACCCACAATCTGGCCCAGGCCCGGCGGATCTCGGACGATCTGGCAGTCTTCTGGATGCAGGATGATGCTGGCGTCGTGGTCGAAACCGGACCGACCAATAAGGTCTTCTCCACCCCTACTAACCCTATAACGGCGGCCTATTTAAGTGGCTCGCAGGGATAATCTTCGCGGAAAACCGCCTATCCGAAACGGCCTTTCGGTGGTATGATATTGGATCAATTAAGGTGTGAGACTTACCGGTCTTAGCGATCGGTCAAGTTCATTCGACTCGATTTTAGCGGTCACCTGGACCGAACCAGCCCACGTCAGGGCGGTTCCTCAAACTCTTCCCAGGTTGCTCGTTCTCTCGACCGCGACTGATTATCTTGCCCCTTACGGCCACCGCCTGAGTCCATTGGTACCAGGTGTTCGATTCGACTGCGACGTAACGCAGCGACGCTGGCCGGTAACCTGGCAAAGGTCCTTTTTAACTGGGCCTACGTTGTGCGCACGCGGTTCGCCTTGGGGTGATTTTCCGCGCGGGCAAAGCGTCCATCGAAAGATATCCCCTAGATGAAGTTCACTGATACGGGACTTGCTGAACCCTTCCTCCGCGCCCTGGATAAGCTGAAGTACGAAACGGCTTCGCCGATCCAAGCTCAAGCGATTCCGGCCGTGCTGGCAGGAAACGACCTGATCGGCTGTGCGCAAACGGGTACCGGCAAGACCGCCGCGTTCGCGCTTCCCATGCTGCATCGCATGCTGGAAACGCTTCCTCCCAAACCACCGACGCCGCGTGTCAAAGGCAAACGTGCCCCAGGCTCGCCCCGTCCAGCCCCACGCCCCTTGCGTGCGCTGGTCTTGGCACCGACCCGCGAGTTGGCCGCCCAGATTGGTGAAAGCCTCAAGAAGTACGGTCAGGCCACGCCGCTGAAGCACACCGTGATCTTCGGTGGTGTTTCGCAAAATCCTCAAGTCCGCGATCTGCGTTACGGGGTCGATACCCTGGTCGCCACGCCCGGCCGTTTGCTCGACTTGATGGAGCAAGGTCACATCGATCTTTCGCAGATCGAAATGCTGATCTTCGACGAAGCGGATCAAATGCTCGACATGGGCTTTCTGCCAGCACTCAAGCGAATTGTCGCCGCCGTGCCCGAGCAACGTCAGACGCTGATGTTCTCCGCTACGATGCCTCCTGAGATCCGCGAACTGGCCCAGAAGTGGCTGACCGATCCAGTCGCGATTCAAGTCGCTCAGGTCTCGGCTCCTGCCGAACGAATCAGCCAGTCGGTTCACTTCGTCGACAAGAAACGTAAGGCGGAACTCCTCTCGCGTTATCTGCAAGATACACCACGCAGCCGGACGCTCGTGTTCGTGCGAACGAAGTACGATTGCGACAAGATCGTTAAGTTGCTGGAAAGAGATGGGCTGCGAGCCGCTGCGATTCATAGCAACAAAAGCCAGAACGTTCGTAGTCGCACGTTGGCTCAGTTCAAGAGCAAGCGTCCGCCGGTCCTGGTCGCAACCGACATCGCCGCGCGTGGTCTCGATGTAAACGACGTTTCGCACGTCGTGAACTTCGACCTGCCAGAGACGCCGGAAACCTACGTCCACCGCATCGGTCGTACGGCACGTGCTGGTGCCGAAGGTGTGGCCGTTTCGTTCTGTGCTGGTGGTGAACGCCGACTTCTAAAGCAGATCGAACGCTTGACCCGCGTGAACATCCCGGTCGAGCCAACCATCGAAGGCTTCGAAACCACCGAACCAATCGTTCACGATAGCCCTCGCCGAGGCGGCTCGCGTGGTGGTTCCCGCAATGGCGGTGGCGGCCGCGGTAACTTCAGCAAGTCGGGCAAGAAGCCACGTCGTTTCGGTTCTAAGCCGAACGCTTCTGGTGGCGGCGAAGGAGAAGGCTCGGGCGGAGGCTCCAGCTCAGGCTTCAAGAAAAAGTCAGGCGGCAAGTTCTTCGGTAAGAAGAAAGCCAGCGGCAGCACTGGCGGCTACAAGCCTGCCGGCGGCTCATCCCGCAAACGTCGCCGTCCGACCAGCGCATAAGCAACGTCGACGCGACAAAACTTGAATAATCTAAACCGCCGCAATCGAACCCTCGGTTGCGGCGGTTTTCTGTTAGTCAGCTGAATGCTTAACCGATTCCGGCGGAAGCTTTCCGTACCAATGCCACATCGCGCAACCAATCGCCATGAGAAGGATTGCTAAGAGATGAGCACTCACCTGACGAAACGGCAGCGACAACCCACTAGTGACAAAGTCGGGCATGCTCGAGTAGAAACCGTAAACGAATATTCCTGCAGGCACATAAAGGTAGAGAATCGCCAAAGGCATTAACCAAACCGGAAGTAGCGTTGCACCCATGAATACCATTACCGATGCGACAATACTGGTTCTGGTTGTCAGCAGCGAAGACAACGTTACGGCCACCATCAGAAACGGAATCCAAGGACGATCCCACGTCAGGTAAAGCGGAATTGCCAGAAACGGAATTGTCCAGAACAAGATCGCCGGCGTACGGATCAGGCCGTTCCAGTGAACGGATCGCCAAAGCTGGGCGGCAGTAACCGGGCGCTGTTGGATTCCTAGCAGTCGACGCGAATCATCAACCAACATGCCCATGATCTCGAATGACCACATGACCATTCCCATTGCCGCAAGCGCTATCACTTCGTCAAAGGGAAACAGCCGCGGGTCGCCGTCGCTCATGCCTTCGCCTGCTTCCAACCACTGAAACCAAAAGTGAAATCCAACCGCTACACCTTGGACCACCCAGGCCAACACGGCGCAGATCGTCACCAGTACCCATTCCTGCCGTAACCACCTAGGAACGAACCAGCGATGCCACTTGGTTGGATACGTCTGCAGTTTTTCACGCAGCAATGCGATTAGCTCGTCACGTGTCGCCTTCTTGCTAACGGCGTTGGCCCCCTCTGGCGGCAACATTTCCACTTCCGTTGTCAGCACGCTTCGCCAATGTCGCGATCTGAGCGTTTGTCGACGCAACTGAAACGTTATGAGCCCGACCAACACCACGCCAAAGCTCCACAACCATCCAGCCGCTACACTGCCGCGACCGAACTCCATCGCTTGCGCGTTGAGCCAACCAATGGGGCCTAGCCAAGCCAACTCTTGCGTTACGTATACGAAAATGGGATGGATGGCCAATGTTAAAGTAACGGCTGTTACCACGAAACCTGCCAGCATCATGCCGATTTGTCCCCACTCGCGGTAATTGGGCAGGTGAAATCGAGCTAACCACATCCCCAGCCAAAATGAACAAGTCGCCAACGCAACTCCACCGATGCCGGTTGCGAATAGGCTACGCCAGTAGAAGGTTAAGTTGGTGGGACATAAGATTGCCCCTGCCAATGCCCAAGCCGTCGCAAATCCGAACACCACACGAAGTCCGATTATTTGCTGGCGTCGTGACCGATCACGGCGGAAGAAACCTGGCGTCGGCTTGCTGTCCTGTGGCCTACGATACGTGAACCCCAAAG
The Blastopirellula marina genome window above contains:
- a CDS encoding DEAD/DEAH box helicase; the protein is MKFTDTGLAEPFLRALDKLKYETASPIQAQAIPAVLAGNDLIGCAQTGTGKTAAFALPMLHRMLETLPPKPPTPRVKGKRAPGSPRPAPRPLRALVLAPTRELAAQIGESLKKYGQATPLKHTVIFGGVSQNPQVRDLRYGVDTLVATPGRLLDLMEQGHIDLSQIEMLIFDEADQMLDMGFLPALKRIVAAVPEQRQTLMFSATMPPEIRELAQKWLTDPVAIQVAQVSAPAERISQSVHFVDKKRKAELLSRYLQDTPRSRTLVFVRTKYDCDKIVKLLERDGLRAAAIHSNKSQNVRSRTLAQFKSKRPPVLVATDIAARGLDVNDVSHVVNFDLPETPETYVHRIGRTARAGAEGVAVSFCAGGERRLLKQIERLTRVNIPVEPTIEGFETTEPIVHDSPRRGGSRGGSRNGGGGRGNFSKSGKKPRRFGSKPNASGGGEGEGSGGGSSSGFKKKSGGKFFGKKKASGSTGGYKPAGGSSRKRRRPTSA
- the pstC gene encoding phosphate ABC transporter permease subunit PstC, with translation MSRSLIDYLLSWFTRAATILAASIVLLVVGFLIQESLPALRQIGSARFFTDESWHPLSDRFNLVPMLTATLLTTFGAVMLAAPLGIGSAIFRRYYAPPRIGWWYRRLIELLAGIPSVVYGLWGLVVLVPLLSGLGGSGQGLLAAILLLGLMILPTIALSTDVALTSIPAELIQGAAALGLGRWSIAWKVAIPAARRGISAGVMLATARAIGETMAVLMVAGNVVEMPTSLSAPIRTLTANIALEMGYAGTTHRSVLFVSGLLLMIIVAIVVLLAQLVQREGQHE
- the pstA gene encoding phosphate ABC transporter permease PstA; translation: MSRRILQERIATVILGAIAALIIGILLWILADIAYRGLSLVSWEFLTSEPERAGLSGGIAPMIVSTLLILAVALGFSIPISLATAVWLAERTRGSSVVGRLIRISLESLAAVPSIVFGLFGNAFFCVLLEMEYSILSGGLTLACMLLPIITRVSEEAIRAVPSEYQLASAAVGLSRTTTLVRITLPSASPALAAGVVLGIGRTLAETAALIFTAGYVARMPSSVFDSGRSLSVHIYDMAMNVSGGDSQAYATAAVLVGLLLIINATAVGLVRLTTGVAR
- a CDS encoding phosphate ABC transporter ATP-binding protein, whose translation is MIRTEGLSVNYGKRTALRDISLTVPQGHVTAIVGPSGCGKSSFLHALNRMTDLIPGASTSGRIIIDDQDVLSRDCDVSLLRRQVGMIFQKPNPFPLSIRQNIQLALKEHGQPTRVELEAITQQVLESTGLWGEVKDRLHHSALKLSGGQQQRLCIARALALKPRYLLLDEPCSALDPIASARVEELIASLKREYTLLIVTHNLAQARRISDDLAVFWMQDDAGVVVETGPTNKVFSTPTNPITAAYLSGSQG